In Aspergillus nidulans FGSC A4 chromosome IV, a single window of DNA contains:
- a CDS encoding uncharacterized protein (transcript_id=CADANIAT00000075) produces MAPNLFLCLRTVFCPTYWFQRGQRIQGSISREEHWDSPVPGIYKYIPSQGWHLVCRDGSDYDEKVPVPVVYCRILHRYLFEDEVNERCRWHTVTLDGGKTEKLLFFQLDDGYTYVAGWDSKGKFIPGPYQRWYLDPETKTMQKVFFPPSSNVSRVSITPDKLN; encoded by the coding sequence ATGGCGCCCAATCTCTTCCTTTGCCTGCGCACCGTCTTCTGTCCCACGTACTGGTTCCAGCGTGGACAGCGCATTCAGGGCTCGATCAGCCGCGAAGAGCACTGGGACTCCCCAGTGCCTGGCATTTACAAATACATCCCCAGTCAGGGATGGCATCTCGTCTGCCGCGACGGTAGCGACTACGACGAGAAAGTTCCGGTCCCTGTGGTCTACTGCCGCATCCTGCACCGGTACCTATTTGAGGACGAAGTCAACGAGCGATGCCGCTGGCATACCGTCACCCTGGACGGAGGCAAGACCGAGAAACTCCTGTTTTTCCAGCTTGACGACGGATACACCTATGTTGCTGGATGGGACTCGAAGGGAAAGTTTATCCCGGGGCCCTACCAGCGCTGGTATCTTGACCCGGAGACCAAGACCATGCAAaaggtcttcttccctccGAGCTCGAACGTTTCTCGAGTCAGCATTACTCCAGACAAGCTCAATTGA
- a CDS encoding acyl-CoA thioesterase (transcript_id=CADANIAT00000076), translating into MPREIDLKRRRTRKDYIFHQTYRTRWHDNDMYAHLNNTVYAQLFDSIINHYLITECGMDPFSYTSSTPAKNDINPSGQVAIMVNSYCDYFASVSYPDILDLGLRVNKLGSTSVTYEVGVFKQGEEDVKVVGGYTHVWCERGVMRPAKGGMERGIREALGKLLVKEESKI; encoded by the exons ATGCCTAGAGAAATTGACCTTAAGCGCCGCCGCACGCGCAAGGACTACATCTTTCACCAGACCTATCGCACACGATG GCACGATAATGACATGTACGCACACCTAAACAACACTGTCTACGCGCAACTCTTCGACTCGATCATCAACCACTACCTGATAACCGAGTGCGGCATGGACCCCTTCTCGTACACTTCCTCGACCCCAGCCAAAAACGACATCAATCCGTCCGGCCAGGTCGCCATTATGGTGAACTCCTACTGCGACTACTTTGCGTCTGTCTCGTACCCAGATATTCTGGATTTAGGATTGCGCGTGAACAAATTGGGTTCGACGAGCGTTACGTATGAGGTCGGGGTTTTTAAgcagggcgaggaggacgtcAAGGTCGTTGGCGGTTATACGCATGTTTGGTGTGAGAGGGGAGTCATGAGGCCTGCAAAGGGTGGAATGGAAAGAGGAATTCGGGAGGCGTTGGGAAAGTTGCTGGTTAAAGAAGAGAGTAAGatctga